A region of Streptomyces cinnamoneus DNA encodes the following proteins:
- a CDS encoding acyl carrier protein, producing the protein MTIKELTFGELAALMKQSAGVTGDPARLEQAPDTPFASLGVDSLGLLGIVGELENRYAVSLPTDAERCKTPAEFIGVVNDALKTGV; encoded by the coding sequence CTTCGGAGAACTCGCCGCGCTGATGAAGCAGTCGGCCGGCGTCACGGGCGACCCGGCCCGGCTGGAGCAGGCGCCCGACACGCCGTTCGCCTCCCTCGGGGTCGATTCCCTGGGCCTGCTGGGCATCGTCGGCGAGCTGGAGAACCGGTACGCCGTGTCGTTGCCCACCGACGCGGAGCGCTGCAAGACGCCCGCCGAGTTCATCGGCGTGGTCAACGACGCCCTGAAGACGGGGGTGTGA